The Zingiber officinale cultivar Zhangliang chromosome 2A, Zo_v1.1, whole genome shotgun sequence genomic sequence GAAAAACCTAATTTAAGGAAACGATTTAAAGAAACGCAATCATACTGATTTGAACAGCAATAAACCCACATTGATAATAGGAAACCTTGGCACTAGAATCGCTAACAGTCACGAAATTGTAAGAAAAACTCTCTCTGATACAGTGCCCTAAGATTCGAACTCTACGTTTTCCAGAATCATATAATTGAAATCAAAATCTGAAAGCTCGATCTAGAGATGTCTCAGTTTCCTCATCCAGAAAGCGATAAAAGTGGGAGAAACGACGTACCTGACGTAGATCATGCAGCGGCGACGGATCGGGAGATGCGGCGGAGAAACCCTACTGATCGGCGGCCTCAGAGACGTGTAGAAGCGGGGAGGGAGTAGGCTTTGAGGCTAAGAAGAGTAACGGAAGGCGAAATGGACGCCAAGCGAACCTACTATACTTGTAAGTAAATTATGAATTATTTGTATATAAATAATATtgagaaaaaattaaaagagcatttctttttttattgaaatcgtcggaaaaatattttctaaaataaaaaaaaaaattgagatgaaATATCATACTATTTTAATAacaaataaattagacaaaagTCAAAAGGTTTTATTCTAAAAAAATTATCCCAATCACATcccattttaattattttttaacaaaAGGTACATGTAACTCAAATACTCTACGCTTCAAGCAGTTAAAAATTTATAGTTACTATAATGGCAGCTGCTATACTATAATTAAGTTGTCATATaattataatagttataattttaGTTGTTATATAGTTATAGTAGATATCATTCCATAGTTGCTAtaatataaaaaaactaaaattaaaattatttggaattttttaaaaaatttaaatgataattttttaaatctaaaatctAGTCGTTACAAGTTATACCATAATTAGTGGTAGATTTCTGAACGAATTTTTATTGCATATATATCGCATGATTCAATTCAAATTAAAAGTTATCAAAGATTAGGATTTAACATTCATGTTGCAACAGTTATAaaatcatagttgctacaactacGTAGCTACTATATTATGCGTCACATGATTTAAGATAAGTCAAAAACTATAAtctctcaaaatttaaaatttaacattcatattataacagttataaaatcataattactatAACTACATATTACTACAACTACATAGTTATTATAAATGTATGACTATttagttgtagtagctacaaaaTAATAGTTATTACAATGTGaatgataaattttaaatttttaaaaattataatttttaattcagATTTAATCATAAGTCGCACAGTAGGTTAAATAGATGTTATGTGATACTCGCAACCATCCAATTTGAGGCTAAAAATTAATGTTTAAATTATTTTCGAATATTTTTCgaacaattttaatttaaaaaaaaaatctcatggtGTAAAAACTACGAACCCGTCGATTTAAGCGAGCCAAATTAAGAGAGATAATAATCTGTATAAACTCCTACCGTACAGTACAATGGAGACAGTAGGTACatctttttatataaaaaaaaacaacatgCGACGTTAAATTGGATAAAAAGCAAGCTCATTTTGCTTttgccttaaaaaaaaaaaagacaatctTTTACTATTCTAATTATTAAACTATATCGAGCTCAAATGAATTCAAACACCCTGAATaacaaaaactaagtttgaatcgCGATTTTagcaacttaattttattttcgACTTAGGAATAAAATGaacatgaaaaatgaattttagaTGAATGGAGatagtttcaatcaaaattattaataaaaaagagATTCAAAATTCAAGAAAGATCAATTTTCACTGATTTTTGATCCACTTGAAATTGAGAGCATTCTTTTCCCACCCGATTTAACTCTCCCGTCACCACCTATCACGAATCCAACAGTGAGTTCACGACAAGCTCACAGACATGGCCCAGCCACGAGTCCGAACTACGTCACCGCAAGCTCACGGCCAAGTCGTCACAAGTTCTTtgcttttcctttttcttcctgCAGTTCGCTTATTTTCCTCTACTCGTTAAACCTTACCAAATTGACTAACCCAACCTGTTAAGCTGAAGCAAGCTCACCAACATGGCTGAGCCACGAGCCTATAACTAAATCACCACAAACTCATGACCAGTGGCGGATCCAGACAAAAAAGGAAGAGGATGCTCAAAAAAAGGAACTAGAGCTTGTCTTCCTTCTCGCTGTCCCTCGGACTGCAACATACTAGTAGAATTTTTCGGGAGCAAGGAATTACTCAAGCACACCCCCGCTCCCCCCTAGATCCGCCACTGCTCATGGCTAGCTTGTTAAACCTTACTCAATCGACTAACCCCAACTGGTTAAGCTGAAGCATTCATTACCTGCTGTAAAGAAATGCTACAGGTAAACTCTTACATTTTGGAGGCTTACAAAGCTGGCAATTCAAGGAGTTGATTAATTAAAGTGTCAGGCAACTCTCATGCTTGCTGCGACATGAACAAGGGAATAGCATTTTAAGTGTTGGCAGCGAGATGTTAAGCATGAGGAGGCCAAAGCTTGGTGTCTTGTGTGGTATCCATGACGGCAGGCGGAAGCCACTGCCACATAGCCATGCCAGGATAAGCCGCGAAGTGTGCTGGCTTGTTTGGAGGGGCCTGGACGCAAGGCGGAGCAAATGCAGCTGGGGCGGCGGCAGCATCAGGATGGAATGCGAGTGGATGAGGGATGTAGCTTGCTGGAGGCATGCTCATAGCCTTGATTTGTTGTTCTAGCTTCTCTTTGTCGGCCTTCAGTTTCATCTTCTCGTCTCGAAGCTCATGTTTTTCCGCCTATGTTAATGAGAGTTAGCTGTGTTAAGGAATTTGAGTGCAGACTTGAAACATTGCACTTTTAAACCGAAAAGTCTAGTCTGCAAATATTTGTCTTAAAGAACAACAAAGCCAAAAACTATTTGTCGTCCCCTCCAACTACGGCACACACACACCACTCATTCCTCCAGACCACCATGAAttggagaagaaaaggaaggatGAAACTTTTCATGACTTTCCCAGTGTCCGGTATTTAACTAACAGCACGAAGTACATGTATCACCATTTCACTAACTTAACATCATAGTTTCTGCAtcctaagttaaatatttttgtgaGTCTATATATAGAAACCAATCTCGATAGAGATATCCCACCACAAACCAAATAATGTTCCGTGTATAAACTTATTCGTAAGTTATCAATACAATGGTGGATCATCGTGAACAGAGCGAAAAAGAACATAAGGATAGGGGTCGGACCTTTAGATCCTTGATCATAGCTTGGAGTTTTTCATTTGACTTCTTTAGTTCTTCTGCTTCAGCTTTTAACTGCGTCAAAACACGAACAGCATCGCTCAGAATTGATGCTTTGTCAGACTTAGGAGGTCTACCAGGGTCCAAGATCGAAGACAGCTCTGAGAACCTAAGTAACAATTTCTTTGGCAATTAAAGTTGTTCACTTGACAGAAGAATGCATAAATTAACCATGTGAATCACAAGAAAACTATGATTTTGCAAGACATTAGTTTAAGAACAAGCACCTGTCATTCAACTTATCCCGCCGTATTTTTTCACGACAAGCTTTCGACTTAGGCCCAGTGCACGAGCCATCTCTTACCCTGTAAAATTAGagtgcaagaaaatttaagatgCCCACATAAAAGAATGCCACTGTCAAATGATGCAACCCAACAATCCAATTTAGGAAGATGGGAAACACCAAAATCAGCACAAGCATGGTGCTGGAAAACCATGAGAAATTAACCAGACCGGAACAAGCTTGGTTCTTGGCTATGGTTTAAAATTCTTGATATGTTCTACATAAGATAAACATCAATCAATCTTCCTCCCCCTCCATAATTATttgaacaaagaaaaaaaaaagggcatAATTTTAGGGTTCTTACTAATTTTTAAGAAGACTCACATGATAGATATGGAAGTACTAGTAGTAGTTCTTCTGGAAGCAGGATATATGTACCGAGAGTAGTTCCCTTCCATAAGTATTTAAACAATGAAAAAGGCATAATTTTCTGTCTTTTTTTAAGGAGATTCATATGATATTTATGGAAAAACAAAGCAGGTACCAGGAGTAGTTAGACATGATACAGATGTAAAAACAtctaagcttgtttgttttatgaTCTAAATTAGGACGAAAATCAAAAGTAGAAAAGAAAATGAGCATAATTCAATTCCTTATAAAATTTATGTTCATAtcaacacacaaaaaaaaaaaattaacgcaGAATCAAACCCTAGA encodes the following:
- the LOC122043110 gene encoding transcription factor ILR3-like, producing the protein MSADSIDDYWIDAGGSDGELRCAIESFCGMPPHAAAEVGCEEACAADGRAVESSRKRVRDGSCTGPKSKACREKIRRDKLNDRFSELSSILDPGRPPKSDKASILSDAVRVLTQLKAEAEELKKSNEKLQAMIKDLKAEKHELRDEKMKLKADKEKLEQQIKAMSMPPASYIPHPLAFHPDAAAAPAAFAPPCVQAPPNKPAHFAAYPGMAMWQWLPPAVMDTTQDTKLWPPHA